One stretch of Cyanobacteria bacterium GSL.Bin1 DNA includes these proteins:
- a CDS encoding filamentous hemagglutinin N-terminal domain-containing protein has protein sequence MKTVITRVSIVAFLFLFGVKGVQANPITAANDGTGTQVSPNGNQFDIEGGTQAGNNQFHSFEKFGLNRGQIANFISNPNIQNIIGRVTGGNASIINGLIQVSGTNANLYLMNPVGIRFGSQAALNVPGSFTATTGHGIKIGDYWFKALGQNNYANLVGEPSGIAFATDKAGAIINEGELSVPTGEQIALVGGLVINTGTLEAPEGDIIIASVPDQQMVTITQEGSLLSLGLPASAETELAMGAQALTPLDLPKLLTGGNAETVSKVELTANGTIRLVGSDAEVPNTAGTTLASGEIDASGEVGGKVGIFGEKVGVIAANIDASGSNGGGEILMGGEYKGQGDPPNALRTLIDETSVINADALDEGDGGRVIAWADEVTGFYGEISARGGNNSGDGGFVEVSGKNHLAFQGTVNVSAPEGVNGTLLLDPAVIEIVETGENDDELDDGQILFDDDDDEDSTFTISASALLEAGRDGTIELQATKRITLTRDTNLGSSSSNEFSGDSGEEVVLDPGEKISNLIVTVAPVGSETGIIQIFGNINANQLTLENKNGDIIIGEESNLVEINLANFTVNEVDFNSLTEEQKDRVTADVVRGGLGFDQNSNGKLFQSESGGGESSLIATNGNIELFGGIRLDAKDSLTIDAKRFRALKPLSVNGNSGSQGQPAPEDDLGQVNFNIGVQFGGEAVAGGIIGPNAVLSEGEPDVLLTAQFLNERSNNKDPKRVELFNNNENPFEPDTNINLIIREDTSFRFGDNFDPDQPESSGLEEPIKTFQIDQILNGSLFVGGESGSVDDPLTVGLVPDEPPETDKDRNKNRDTDTDRDGDGGDGNGGDGGDGNGDGGDGNGGDGGDGNGDGGDGNGDDGDGNGDGDGNGDDGDGNGDGDGNGDDGDDDDSGDSDDQDDDEQDDGEISQDDLCEEDETDCEVAGYTFTPIEGTNMVLATRSGQVLSLLFTLPTDEDGNVIPISVELFPELLTPDAFLDADDWEFQDQQI, from the coding sequence ATGAAAACAGTTATAACACGCGTCTCAATTGTAGCTTTCCTCTTCCTCTTTGGCGTCAAAGGCGTTCAGGCGAACCCCATTACCGCTGCTAACGATGGCACTGGCACCCAAGTTTCCCCTAATGGCAACCAGTTTGATATTGAAGGCGGAACCCAAGCTGGAAACAATCAATTCCATAGCTTCGAGAAGTTTGGACTCAATCGCGGACAGATTGCCAACTTCATCTCTAACCCTAATATCCAAAATATTATTGGTCGGGTGACCGGCGGGAATGCTTCGATTATTAACGGTTTAATTCAAGTCAGTGGAACCAATGCTAATCTGTATTTGATGAACCCGGTGGGGATTCGCTTCGGGTCTCAAGCCGCTTTAAATGTCCCCGGCTCTTTCACTGCAACAACGGGTCACGGGATCAAAATTGGGGATTACTGGTTTAAAGCCCTAGGACAAAACAACTATGCCAACTTAGTGGGAGAACCCAGTGGCATTGCCTTTGCTACTGACAAGGCCGGTGCCATTATTAATGAAGGAGAACTTTCTGTTCCTACCGGAGAGCAAATTGCCCTAGTTGGGGGTTTAGTGATTAATACCGGAACCCTAGAAGCACCAGAAGGCGATATTATCATTGCTTCGGTTCCGGACCAGCAAATGGTTACGATTACCCAAGAAGGCAGTTTGTTAAGTTTGGGCTTACCCGCATCGGCAGAAACCGAGCTGGCAATGGGTGCACAAGCTTTAACGCCTTTAGATTTGCCTAAACTACTAACAGGTGGGAATGCAGAAACCGTTTCCAAAGTGGAACTAACGGCAAATGGAACTATTCGCCTCGTGGGAAGTGATGCGGAAGTTCCCAACACTGCAGGAACAACTTTGGCATCCGGTGAGATTGATGCCTCGGGAGAAGTAGGAGGCAAAGTTGGTATTTTTGGGGAAAAAGTGGGGGTCATTGCAGCCAATATTGATGCTTCGGGAAGCAATGGCGGTGGTGAAATCCTCATGGGTGGGGAGTATAAAGGACAAGGGGATCCTCCCAATGCCTTACGTACCCTGATTGATGAAACTTCTGTGATTAATGCGGATGCGCTGGATGAGGGCGATGGCGGGCGAGTCATTGCTTGGGCGGATGAGGTAACCGGATTTTATGGTGAAATCAGTGCTCGCGGTGGGAATAACTCCGGTGATGGCGGGTTTGTTGAAGTGTCTGGAAAAAATCACCTGGCTTTCCAAGGGACGGTTAATGTCAGCGCTCCCGAGGGGGTGAATGGGACATTACTATTAGACCCTGCTGTTATTGAGATTGTTGAAACTGGTGAGAACGATGATGAACTCGATGACGGACAAATCTTATTTGATGATGATGACGATGAAGATAGTACATTCACGATTTCGGCAAGTGCTTTATTAGAAGCTGGTCGTGATGGAACAATTGAGTTGCAAGCGACTAAAAGAATTACTCTAACTCGTGATACTAATCTAGGTTCTTCCTCATCAAACGAGTTCAGTGGTGACTCCGGAGAAGAAGTAGTATTAGATCCTGGTGAAAAGATAAGCAATTTAATTGTCACTGTTGCTCCTGTCGGTTCAGAAACAGGAATTATTCAAATTTTTGGGAATATTAATGCCAATCAATTGACTCTTGAGAATAAAAATGGTGACATCATCATTGGAGAAGAAAGTAATCTAGTTGAAATTAATCTAGCTAATTTTACTGTCAATGAAGTAGATTTTAATTCACTGACCGAAGAACAAAAAGATAGAGTAACAGCTGATGTAGTCCGGGGAGGCTTAGGCTTTGATCAAAATAGCAATGGTAAATTATTTCAATCTGAAAGCGGAGGAGGGGAAAGTAGTTTAATTGCTACTAATGGAAACATTGAGCTTTTTGGTGGAATTCGACTGGATGCCAAGGATTCTCTAACCATAGACGCCAAACGGTTTAGAGCTTTGAAACCATTATCTGTTAATGGAAACTCAGGATCGCAAGGCCAACCTGCTCCTGAGGATGACCTTGGTCAGGTTAATTTTAATATTGGGGTTCAATTTGGGGGAGAAGCTGTAGCTGGCGGTATTATAGGTCCTAATGCAGTTTTATCAGAAGGAGAGCCTGATGTTTTACTAACAGCTCAATTCTTAAATGAACGCTCAAATAACAAAGACCCAAAACGCGTTGAACTTTTCAATAATAATGAAAATCCTTTTGAGCCAGACACAAACATTAATTTAATTATCCGTGAAGATACATCATTTAGGTTTGGTGATAATTTCGATCCTGACCAACCAGAAAGTAGTGGTCTAGAAGAACCTATTAAAACTTTTCAAATTGATCAAATATTGAATGGTTCTCTTTTTGTTGGTGGAGAAAGTGGTAGTGTTGACGACCCATTAACAGTGGGTTTAGTTCCTGATGAACCACCAGAAACAGATAAAGACCGAAATAAAAATAGAGATACAGATACTGACAGAGATGGTGACGGCGGCGACGGAAATGGTGGCGACGGCGGCGACGGAAATGGTGACGGCGGCGACGGAAATGGTGGCGACGGCGGCGACGGAAATGGTGACGGCGGCGACGGGAATGGTGACGACGGCGACGGGAATGGCGACGGCGACGGGAATGGTGACGACGGCGACGGGAATGGCGACGGCGACGGGAATGGTGACGACGGCGATGATGATGATTCAGGTGATAGTGACGACCAAGATGATGATGAACAAGATGATGGCGAAATAAGTCAAGATGATTTATGTGAAGAAGATGAAACAGATTGTGAAGTGGCAGGCTATACCTTTACGCCAATCGAGGGAACTAATATGGTATTAGCAACCCGCTCGGGTCAAGTGTTATCACTGCTGTTCACTTTGCCAACTGATGAAGACGGTAATGTGATTCCAATTTCGGTCGAGTTATTCCCAGAATTGTTAACCCCAGATGCCTTTTTAGACGCAGACGATTGGGAATTTCAAGATCAACAAATTTAG
- a CDS encoding DUF2808 domain-containing protein, with protein sequence MWKPSFISLGLAVVGLLSIIGLSADYSLLLAQNLPKDEVGVQSQQRDRAANRRRVALVMGNADYTVGSPLKNPVNDATDIAAMFQELGFDEVITVTNAELREMESALKNFANELRAGSVGVFYYAGHGMQSQGENYLIPVDAEIQSESDIRYESLALGQVLGRMEDAGNQMNIVILDACRDNPFNRGWRSSGSRGLAEVRAEGMLIAYATAPGNVASDGEGRNGTFTGALLEGIRTPGQDVVLMMREVRRTVKRQTGGQQVPWVSTSLDNNFAFLPGADSEPSLPQPSSPTPSATPSRPPNRSASFAESPRLLSARPTRNTVEARGVKHYFTLALPDNAGEPLQAVQIKQQQSTENIEYELEETIAFTGEKRSSGTTIAIQDVSLDEATQTITISFTEPIAPGTTFTVGLFPTRNPRSSGVYLFNVTAVPGGKKPLALNLGVARFHFRDNDHFF encoded by the coding sequence ATGTGGAAGCCATCCTTTATTTCCCTCGGTTTAGCTGTTGTGGGTTTACTATCAATCATCGGTTTGAGTGCCGATTATTCTTTGTTGTTGGCTCAGAATCTACCGAAAGATGAGGTTGGCGTTCAGTCCCAACAGCGCGATCGCGCTGCCAATCGTCGGCGTGTCGCTTTAGTAATGGGCAATGCAGATTACACAGTGGGCTCTCCCTTAAAAAATCCGGTCAACGATGCGACAGATATAGCAGCAATGTTCCAAGAGTTGGGGTTTGACGAGGTCATTACAGTTACCAATGCCGAATTGAGGGAAATGGAGTCAGCTCTGAAAAATTTTGCCAATGAGTTGAGGGCGGGAAGTGTTGGCGTATTTTACTATGCCGGACACGGCATGCAGTCTCAAGGAGAAAATTATTTGATTCCTGTAGATGCAGAAATTCAATCCGAGTCAGATATTCGCTACGAGAGTCTTGCTCTGGGGCAAGTGCTAGGACGAATGGAAGATGCTGGGAATCAGATGAATATTGTCATTCTCGATGCCTGTCGCGATAATCCCTTTAATCGGGGCTGGCGTTCCTCTGGCTCCCGAGGTTTAGCTGAGGTGAGAGCTGAAGGCATGTTAATTGCCTATGCCACTGCACCGGGCAATGTTGCTTCTGATGGCGAAGGTCGCAATGGAACCTTTACGGGTGCTTTACTGGAAGGCATCCGCACCCCAGGGCAAGATGTCGTCCTAATGATGAGAGAGGTACGACGTACAGTGAAGAGACAAACGGGAGGGCAACAGGTACCTTGGGTTTCTACTTCCCTGGATAATAATTTTGCTTTCCTCCCAGGTGCAGACTCCGAGCCCTCCTTACCCCAGCCCTCATCGCCTACTCCCTCTGCCACTCCATCTCGACCGCCGAACCGCTCAGCATCGTTTGCAGAGTCACCTCGCTTACTCAGTGCGCGTCCCACCCGGAATACTGTAGAAGCAAGAGGAGTCAAACATTACTTCACCCTTGCTCTTCCGGATAATGCGGGAGAGCCTCTGCAAGCTGTACAAATCAAGCAGCAGCAATCTACTGAAAACATCGAGTACGAACTCGAAGAAACGATCGCGTTCACGGGGGAAAAACGCAGCTCAGGAACAACGATCGCGATTCAAGATGTCTCACTCGATGAGGCAACGCAAACGATTACTATTTCCTTTACCGAGCCTATAGCACCGGGAACAACGTTTACCGTCGGCTTATTTCCGACCAGAAATCCCCGATCTAGCGGGGTGTATCTGTTTAATGTGACAGCCGTTCCTGGAGGCAAGAAACCTTTGGCTTTGAATCTGGGTGTTGCCCGCTTTCACTTTCGAGACAATGATCATTTCTTTTAG
- a CDS encoding response regulator, which translates to MSSRLVLVVEDHPDVSQNNCKFLQVLDSSAVCVPIEHPQQALKRLQLETPDLVVVDLQFGNSDGTETAEPGLEFLKEIFEQYPTLNLLIYTSEYSWLQGLGQDIQSHEGGFVVVSKLQRRKAFLEGAEGALNREFRIPRELQRHFRLTLTEQDLAVLQMVCRESLTDRAIAQRLHVSLKTAQNYIKRLKVKLDVDLSDPNTSSRVALCMEAIQRKLLV; encoded by the coding sequence ATGTCTTCAAGGTTAGTTCTAGTGGTTGAGGATCACCCGGACGTATCACAAAACAATTGCAAGTTTTTACAGGTGTTAGATTCCTCTGCGGTCTGTGTTCCCATTGAACATCCGCAGCAAGCGCTGAAACGCCTTCAGTTGGAAACACCTGATTTGGTAGTCGTCGATCTGCAATTTGGAAATAGTGATGGGACGGAAACAGCAGAACCGGGATTAGAGTTCTTAAAAGAGATATTTGAACAATACCCAACACTTAACCTGCTGATCTATACCAGTGAATATAGTTGGCTGCAGGGATTGGGGCAAGATATTCAATCACATGAAGGTGGATTCGTTGTTGTCAGTAAACTGCAACGGCGTAAAGCATTTTTAGAGGGGGCGGAGGGAGCATTAAACCGTGAGTTCCGGATTCCCCGTGAGTTACAGCGTCATTTTCGTTTGACTTTAACCGAACAAGATTTAGCAGTATTACAAATGGTGTGTCGAGAATCGTTGACCGATCGCGCGATCGCGCAACGCCTTCATGTCAGTTTGAAAACAGCACAGAACTACATTAAACGCCTGAAAGTCAAGTTAGATGTGGATCTAAGCGATCCTAATACGAGTTCTCGGGTCGCACTGTGTATGGAAGCGATTCAACGCAAGTTATTGGTGTAA
- a CDS encoding protein-tyrosine-phosphatase: MIAFSSRSRFQANDIDGNLNDEHPMIPNWRDVGEAVNLITGKTVLLKGQLFRGGSINQLFSRDELPPVGTIVNLRKGRDRTFDRVTNIHIPATDTLDNYLTQNHKIQGWINQVLSAMCFRAEWPLLLHCTAGKDRTGVVVATILKAVAIEDDVIKEEYLLSDGIKDPAYIDLALAGINRVNEYIYDPQVITILHKKLIL; this comes from the coding sequence TTGATTGCTTTCAGTTCGCGATCGCGCTTCCAAGCTAACGACATAGACGGCAACCTAAATGATGAACATCCAATGATACCTAACTGGCGAGATGTGGGTGAAGCTGTCAACTTAATTACCGGAAAAACCGTTCTCCTGAAAGGACAACTATTCCGTGGGGGGAGTATCAATCAATTATTCTCAAGGGATGAACTGCCACCCGTGGGAACAATTGTTAATTTACGGAAGGGGCGCGATCGGACGTTTGATCGCGTGACCAATATTCATATTCCGGCTACTGACACCCTGGATAATTACTTGACACAAAATCATAAAATCCAAGGTTGGATCAACCAAGTTTTGTCAGCAATGTGTTTCAGGGCGGAATGGCCCCTATTATTGCACTGTACTGCTGGAAAAGATCGAACAGGAGTCGTTGTTGCAACTATCTTGAAAGCTGTTGCAATTGAAGACGATGTGATTAAAGAAGAGTACCTCTTGTCGGATGGCATTAAGGATCCAGCTTATATTGATCTTGCTTTGGCAGGAATTAATCGGGTTAATGAATATATTTATGACCCTCAAGTCATTACTATCCTTCATAAGAAACTCATCTTATAA
- a CDS encoding BamA/TamA family outer membrane protein has product MNIPIDLWCSRSSLLFASSTVLGLNAWVIQPAYSFEDQNRQFNPDQVLISQRPDSPEDRFPQPQPLPAEPPSEEPILPSEETQPEAPTEEEQQNLDLPLDVTRIEVTGSTILTAEELDPIINPLEGRITTLGELKEAATAITQLYLERGYITSRAVVPPQEIEDGVVEIVVIEGSLEDVQIEGNRRLNTGYIRSRLELARETPFNAGALEDQLQLLQINPLFDAIEATLQAGEGAGKSDLVVTVEEANPWLFSLNVDNYTPPSTGSVRTGINVGHRNLTGLGDTLSLTFNRTVNGGSRELDANYTVPVNAKNGTLQLRTIIEGNDVTEDRLVPVDPNTGDELEIEGESERYEISFRQPVVRTPREEFALSLGFSHQRNQNFFENEGFGFFNQAPDEDGETRTSAIRLGQEYLSRDPKGIWLLRSLFSVGIDAFDATTNDAPVPDSRFFSWFAQAQRVQRLSQNNLLVIQADLQLTPDSLLSSEQFTIGGGQSVRGYRQNALVGDNGFRLSVEDRITLARSEERGEATLQVAPFVDMGAVWNSDDNTDSDLGDDTFLIGVGLGVIWQPVSGLNIRLDYAPPLINLDDDIKGDDIQDHGLYFSVFYQP; this is encoded by the coding sequence ATGAATATTCCTATTGATTTGTGGTGTTCGAGGAGTAGTCTTCTGTTTGCATCTAGCACAGTCTTAGGTTTGAATGCATGGGTAATTCAACCGGCTTATTCCTTTGAAGACCAAAACAGACAGTTCAATCCAGATCAAGTCCTCATTAGTCAGCGTCCCGATTCCCCTGAGGATCGTTTTCCACAACCGCAACCTTTACCTGCAGAACCTCCTTCTGAAGAACCGATCTTACCGTCTGAGGAAACGCAGCCCGAAGCGCCAACAGAAGAGGAACAGCAAAATCTAGATCTTCCTCTTGACGTTACTCGGATTGAAGTTACCGGTAGCACGATCTTGACTGCTGAGGAGTTGGATCCGATTATCAACCCATTAGAAGGGAGAATAACCACTCTCGGGGAACTGAAAGAGGCAGCAACGGCAATTACACAACTTTATTTAGAGAGAGGTTATATTACCTCTCGTGCGGTGGTACCGCCGCAAGAGATTGAAGATGGAGTGGTTGAAATTGTTGTCATTGAAGGGAGTCTAGAAGATGTTCAAATTGAGGGCAACCGTCGTCTGAATACGGGTTATATCCGCAGTCGTCTGGAACTGGCAAGGGAAACGCCTTTCAATGCGGGAGCCCTTGAAGATCAGCTCCAACTTTTACAAATTAACCCCCTATTTGATGCCATTGAAGCCACATTGCAAGCCGGAGAAGGGGCGGGAAAAAGCGACCTTGTGGTTACGGTAGAAGAGGCGAATCCTTGGTTGTTTAGTCTCAATGTGGATAACTATACCCCACCGAGTACGGGTTCAGTGCGCACTGGCATTAATGTCGGGCATCGTAATTTAACCGGGCTGGGCGATACGCTGTCACTGACGTTCAATCGCACGGTCAATGGCGGTTCTCGAGAACTGGATGCTAACTATACCGTTCCCGTTAATGCGAAAAATGGAACCCTGCAACTGCGGACGATTATTGAGGGGAATGATGTCACTGAAGATCGGCTGGTACCCGTTGATCCCAATACGGGTGACGAATTAGAGATTGAAGGCGAATCGGAACGGTATGAAATTAGCTTTCGACAACCTGTGGTTCGTACTCCACGGGAAGAATTTGCCTTATCTTTAGGGTTTAGCCACCAACGCAATCAGAATTTCTTTGAAAATGAAGGATTTGGCTTCTTTAATCAAGCGCCGGATGAGGATGGAGAGACTCGTACCAGCGCAATTAGATTGGGTCAGGAGTATTTAAGTCGCGATCCGAAGGGGATTTGGCTACTCCGGTCGCTATTTAGTGTTGGCATTGATGCATTTGATGCCACGACGAATGATGCGCCCGTTCCGGATAGTCGTTTCTTTAGTTGGTTCGCCCAAGCCCAACGAGTGCAGCGTCTCAGCCAAAATAACTTGTTGGTGATCCAAGCTGATTTGCAATTAACGCCAGATAGTTTGCTGTCTTCAGAACAGTTTACAATTGGTGGAGGGCAATCGGTTCGCGGATATCGGCAGAATGCTCTTGTTGGAGATAATGGCTTTCGCTTGTCGGTAGAAGATCGAATCACGCTTGCTCGGAGCGAAGAGAGGGGTGAAGCAACGCTACAAGTTGCTCCTTTTGTCGATATGGGCGCAGTTTGGAATTCCGATGATAACACCGATAGCGACTTAGGCGATGACACCTTCCTCATTGGGGTTGGACTTGGCGTCATTTGGCAACCTGTATCGGGCTTAAATATCAGGCTTGATTACGCACCTCCTCTGATTAACTTAGATGACGATATCAAAGGAGACGATATTCAAGATCATGGACTGTATTTTAGTGTTTTCTACCAACCGTAA
- a CDS encoding tetratricopeptide repeat protein, whose amino-acid sequence MNHYQAQRWDLAIQAWKKALSRYEQLDDASGQGLTWGRLGLAYEGMGSYQEAVNSFEQSLTFLQESENRTAKASVLGNLGNNYLRLGNYPQALDAYNRSLAIWEDLDNAVGRELVLRGLGNLHLELGEFEQALSLHEQALQLTQTRNDREGIALSLNSIANVYMNQGKFPDAIAQYQLSLTTAEKIEDETLSQKLQAQILSNLGYVEQAQKNHDAALAHYQQSLKFAQAIQHPRLEGIATKGIGTVYTDLENIPKAMPHLKKSLTLARQVSDPRLEASALHVLGSAYWIAGDLVQAEKHYKGAIKLLDDLRDGLGDLTQVSMFDTQIHSYALLRRILVEQNKYEEALEIAEHAKARAFVELLVKRVSSVAPTSPQFEQQIAPPDIQKIREIAQEQNATLVEYAYIADEEFVARGKIYGQYIKLHIWVVQPNGQVSFQSVDLSAQDSQLILKAGEWANDWLEFLQTDLSTAQYERLRSTELEPTFDQIHRSLYSVLIEPIADLLPSDPNAPVIFIPRRELFQISFPALQDANGTYLIEKHTILTAPAIQVLDFTAQRRNDNQNKRALVVGNPEMPKTFIGPNQTIGLELVSLPGAEEEAQEIAQLLGTKAIIGKDATEAAISEQMGAAQLIHLATHGLIQDFSGSGVPGAIALASSGEQDGILTSDEILKLDLQAELVVLSACDTGRGHLTGDGVIGLSRSILAAGASRLIVSLWTVRDDASANLMVEFYRQQRQTQSKAQALRQAMLSTMEEYPHPIEWGAFTMIGEAN is encoded by the coding sequence ATGAACCACTATCAAGCCCAGCGTTGGGACTTAGCGATTCAAGCCTGGAAAAAGGCGTTATCCCGCTATGAGCAGTTAGATGATGCCAGTGGACAGGGATTGACCTGGGGACGGTTAGGGCTGGCTTATGAAGGAATGGGCAGTTATCAAGAAGCGGTCAATTCCTTTGAGCAGTCCCTCACTTTTTTACAGGAAAGTGAAAATCGTACCGCCAAAGCGAGTGTTCTGGGCAATTTGGGGAATAATTATCTACGTTTAGGCAATTATCCCCAAGCCTTGGACGCTTACAACCGCTCTCTAGCGATTTGGGAAGACCTGGATAATGCGGTGGGCCGAGAATTGGTGCTGCGGGGTTTGGGCAATCTGCACTTGGAATTAGGTGAGTTTGAACAAGCCCTCTCTTTACATGAACAGGCGTTGCAGTTGACGCAAACCAGAAATGATCGCGAAGGGATAGCTCTCTCACTCAATAGCATTGCTAACGTTTACATGAACCAAGGGAAATTTCCAGACGCGATCGCGCAGTATCAACTCAGTCTGACTACAGCGGAAAAAATTGAGGATGAAACTCTCAGTCAAAAGTTGCAAGCACAAATCTTAAGTAACCTCGGTTATGTTGAGCAAGCACAGAAGAATCACGATGCCGCCTTAGCGCACTATCAACAAAGTTTAAAGTTTGCTCAAGCGATTCAACATCCTCGCTTGGAGGGGATTGCAACGAAGGGAATCGGGACCGTTTATACGGACCTGGAAAATATACCAAAGGCAATGCCCCATCTTAAGAAAAGTCTCACCCTGGCTCGACAAGTGAGTGACCCCAGGCTAGAAGCTTCCGCTCTTCATGTACTCGGCTCAGCGTATTGGATTGCTGGCGATCTCGTGCAAGCGGAGAAACACTATAAAGGCGCGATCAAGCTCTTAGATGACTTACGCGATGGCTTAGGCGACTTAACCCAAGTTTCGATGTTTGACACGCAAATTCACAGCTATGCCCTCCTGAGACGGATTTTGGTCGAACAAAATAAATACGAAGAAGCTTTAGAAATCGCCGAACACGCTAAAGCCAGAGCCTTCGTTGAGCTATTGGTCAAAAGAGTGTCGTCTGTCGCTCCCACTTCTCCGCAGTTTGAACAGCAAATTGCCCCTCCCGATATTCAAAAAATTCGTGAAATTGCTCAAGAGCAGAATGCCACCCTGGTTGAATATGCTTATATTGCCGATGAAGAATTTGTCGCCCGGGGAAAAATTTATGGTCAATATATCAAGCTGCATATTTGGGTCGTGCAACCCAATGGCCAAGTCTCCTTCCAATCCGTTGATTTGAGTGCTCAAGACTCCCAGTTAATTCTCAAAGCGGGTGAGTGGGCAAATGACTGGCTAGAGTTCCTGCAAACAGATCTATCCACCGCTCAGTATGAGCGCTTGCGGAGTACTGAGCTTGAACCGACATTTGATCAAATCCATCGCTCTCTCTACTCGGTTTTAATTGAACCAATCGCGGATTTATTACCCTCTGACCCAAATGCACCGGTTATTTTTATCCCTCGCCGAGAACTCTTTCAAATTTCTTTCCCCGCCCTCCAAGATGCCAACGGAACCTACTTAATTGAAAAACACACCATCCTAACCGCGCCAGCGATTCAAGTGTTAGACTTTACCGCTCAAAGGAGAAACGATAATCAAAATAAGAGAGCATTGGTCGTGGGCAATCCAGAAATGCCCAAAACCTTTATTGGCCCTAACCAAACCATTGGGCTTGAATTAGTTTCGTTACCCGGCGCGGAAGAAGAAGCCCAGGAAATTGCTCAACTGCTGGGCACGAAAGCAATTATTGGCAAGGATGCAACGGAAGCTGCCATCAGTGAGCAAATGGGAGCAGCCCAACTGATACACCTGGCAACCCACGGGTTAATTCAAGACTTTTCTGGCAGTGGTGTTCCTGGCGCGATCGCGCTGGCTTCCTCTGGTGAACAAGATGGCATTTTAACTTCCGATGAAATTCTCAAGTTAGACCTGCAAGCCGAGTTAGTCGTCCTCAGTGCTTGTGATACGGGTCGAGGTCATCTCACCGGCGATGGGGTAATTGGACTGTCTCGTTCCATCCTGGCTGCCGGAGCTTCACGTTTAATCGTTTCACTCTGGACGGTAAGGGATGATGCATCAGCTAACTTAATGGTTGAATTTTATCGCCAACAGCGTCAAACTCAAAGTAAGGCTCAAGCTTTGCGACAAGCGATGCTCTCAACAATGGAGGAATATCCGCATCCAATCGAATGGGGGGCATTTACGATGATTGGTGAAGCCAATTAA